From the Octadecabacter antarcticus 307 genome, one window contains:
- a CDS encoding HAD family hydrolase, whose protein sequence is MKVRAILFGSIGTLVETSDIQRRAFNRAFAEAGLDWNWSIDTYKLLLKKSGGRNRIQDYAIQQGINVDANILHQRKTEIFDAFMADGNVPLRLGIDNVIQFAKKNNIQLAFVTSTSKANIDAVFSALSSQVTRDDFAFIGNDAMVTKPKPSSDIYTKALSDLGLKTQSCIAVEDTETSMQAALAAGIRCIAFPGAYAATQDFSGALLTTSCLSLDHFRAPKH, encoded by the coding sequence ATGAAGGTCAGAGCAATCCTTTTTGGATCGATCGGCACACTTGTTGAAACTTCAGACATTCAGCGCCGTGCATTCAATCGCGCTTTTGCAGAAGCTGGACTCGACTGGAATTGGTCTATCGACACCTACAAACTTTTGCTTAAAAAGTCAGGTGGACGTAACAGGATCCAGGACTACGCTATCCAACAAGGCATCAACGTGGATGCCAATATCCTACATCAGCGTAAGACTGAGATTTTCGATGCCTTTATGGCCGACGGCAACGTTCCACTGCGTCTTGGCATCGACAACGTCATTCAGTTTGCTAAAAAAAACAACATACAGTTGGCGTTCGTTACATCCACTTCAAAGGCAAATATTGATGCTGTGTTTTCTGCACTCAGCAGTCAGGTAACGCGCGATGACTTTGCGTTCATCGGTAATGATGCGATGGTGACCAAACCAAAGCCAAGCTCAGATATTTACACAAAAGCGTTGTCTGATCTTGGCCTAAAAACGCAAAGTTGCATTGCGGTGGAAGATACAGAAACCAGCATGCAAGCCGCACTGGCTGCAGGTATCAGATGCATCGCATTTCCTGGCGCTTACGCCGCCACTCAAGACTTTAGTGGTGCGCTACTGACCACAAGTTGCTTATCACTAGATCATTTCAGGGCCCCAAAACATTGA
- a CDS encoding ArdC-like ssDNA-binding domain-containing protein, translating into MVESLEAGVRPWLKPWNAEHAAGKITGPLRHNGQPYSGINVFMLWMIPYQDRCRCVPWLQ; encoded by the coding sequence ATCGTCGAAAGCCTTGAGGCCGGTGTTCGGCCCTGGCTGAAACCTTGGAACGCCGAGCATGCCGCAGGCAAGATTACCGGGCCCCTGCGGCACAATGGCCAGCCCTATTCCGGCATCAACGTGTTCATGCTGTGGATGATTCCCTACCAAGACCGGTGCCGATGTGTCCCTTGGCTGCAATAA
- a CDS encoding bestrophin family protein has product MIVRDHPSSFRLFFVMQGSVVPKILGKIIGIALLSVVVLLVNHYVVTLPKISIGAMGIFGVALSLFLGFRNNAAYDRWWEARKLWGSMIADVRNLGRHMYVFVGKGEEREVILAYAVAFAHLHRGFLRGVDVQPEVTGWVGEESAASMIGKQNPADAALRAIAHRIGALIKKDAISGFGQMTISQTLSSLAFAQAGCERILTTPLPFVYSLLVRRTTYLYCWLLPFALIDSTGWFAPIFAAVVAYVFFGLQAVTNELELPFRNVQNGLPVDSMCRTIEISVAEALDRTPPDSLSPTNHVLS; this is encoded by the coding sequence GTGATCGTCAGGGACCATCCGTCATCGTTTCGGCTATTTTTTGTCATGCAGGGATCTGTTGTGCCCAAAATTCTGGGCAAAATCATCGGCATTGCGCTGTTATCAGTCGTTGTCCTGTTGGTTAATCACTACGTTGTCACGCTACCTAAAATTTCGATCGGGGCGATGGGAATATTTGGCGTCGCACTTTCGCTTTTCCTCGGGTTTCGGAACAACGCAGCATATGACCGATGGTGGGAAGCCCGCAAACTATGGGGGTCAATGATCGCCGATGTCCGTAATCTGGGGCGACATATGTACGTCTTTGTCGGTAAGGGGGAGGAACGCGAAGTCATCCTGGCTTATGCGGTCGCCTTTGCACATTTGCACCGTGGTTTCTTGCGAGGGGTCGATGTGCAGCCTGAGGTTACCGGCTGGGTCGGCGAAGAAAGCGCCGCGTCGATGATCGGGAAACAGAACCCGGCAGATGCGGCATTGCGAGCGATAGCCCACAGGATTGGGGCGCTGATCAAAAAGGACGCGATCAGCGGATTTGGTCAGATGACCATTTCGCAAACGCTGTCTTCGCTGGCTTTCGCGCAAGCCGGATGTGAACGCATTTTGACGACACCCTTGCCGTTCGTGTATTCTCTACTGGTCCGCCGCACGACCTATCTCTATTGCTGGTTGCTACCCTTCGCGTTGATTGACTCCACAGGCTGGTTTGCCCCAATATTTGCGGCAGTCGTGGCCTATGTGTTCTTTGGCCTACAGGCCGTCACGAACGAGCTGGAACTGCCGTTTCGTAATGTTCAGAACGGACTACCCGTCGATTCGATGTGTCGCACGATTGAGATTTCGGTGGCCGAAGCGCTGGATCGCACCCCGCCAGACAGCTTGTCCCCGACAAATCATGTGTTGAGTTAA
- a CDS encoding plastocyanin/azurin family copper-binding protein has product MRKLLMTTALLIASAVPALAETIEVQMLNENAAGDRMVFSPELIHAEVGDVIKFIATDRSHNAQSVRNALPEGQEAFKGRMSQDVEYVVTETGLTAVVCQPHQTMGMVALIVVGDDFSNAQDILDARIRGAGKDKIEALIEEAQAAQS; this is encoded by the coding sequence ATGCGCAAACTACTTATGACAACAGCATTGCTTATTGCATCCGCTGTTCCAGCCCTTGCTGAAACTATCGAAGTCCAGATGCTAAACGAGAACGCGGCCGGTGATCGCATGGTCTTCAGCCCAGAGCTGATCCACGCCGAAGTCGGCGATGTGATTAAGTTTATAGCAACTGACAGGTCTCACAATGCGCAATCAGTAAGAAATGCGCTCCCCGAAGGACAAGAAGCCTTCAAGGGAAGAATGAGTCAGGACGTTGAGTATGTCGTCACTGAGACAGGTTTGACGGCAGTCGTCTGTCAACCTCACCAAACCATGGGCATGGTGGCTTTGATTGTCGTTGGTGATGATTTCAGCAATGCCCAAGATATTCTCGATGCGCGTATTCGCGGGGCGGGCAAAGACAAGATCGAGGCGCTCATCGAAGAGGCCCAAGCCGCTCAATCTTAA
- a CDS encoding GNAT family N-acetyltransferase produces MKNFTYKTVTCDYASDWRNLRLEGARDFPLGFLVTLDEMAAADIARCSDILRGGHIRGVYDVEKLVGFCGYRPQPLERTKHRGEIGPFFVTRRYHGSPAATVMMTGVIGEAKENGLEQLELFVDTENSRAIAFYERFGFERIATHIDGVRIEGRSRDDFFYTLRM; encoded by the coding sequence ATGAAGAACTTTACGTACAAGACAGTTACTTGTGACTATGCTTCAGACTGGAGAAATCTAAGGCTTGAAGGAGCACGGGATTTTCCATTGGGATTTTTAGTAACGCTGGACGAGATGGCTGCAGCGGACATAGCCCGTTGCAGTGATATCTTGAGAGGAGGCCACATCCGAGGTGTCTATGATGTTGAAAAGCTAGTTGGGTTTTGCGGATATCGCCCTCAACCGCTCGAACGGACCAAGCATCGAGGCGAGATTGGTCCGTTCTTTGTGACTCGAAGATACCACGGTAGTCCCGCAGCTACAGTGATGATGACTGGGGTGATCGGGGAAGCCAAAGAAAATGGTTTGGAACAACTCGAACTCTTCGTCGATACTGAAAACTCAAGAGCAATAGCATTTTACGAGCGATTTGGTTTTGAACGAATTGCGACCCATATAGATGGTGTGCGGATCGAAGGACGGTCCAGGGACGACTTTTTCTATACGCTTCGGATGTGA
- the ubiG gene encoding bifunctional 2-polyprenyl-6-hydroxyphenol methylase/3-demethylubiquinol 3-O-methyltransferase UbiG, producing the protein MTNKQRNNLDIYDDVAADWWSDDIRWVRTLKNLVPARLAWFSRHIDWEAKAVLDLGCAGGFMAEALTDKGANVTGVDPAAQAISVATKRAKQMDQVIRYDIGVGENLPYPDDHFDAVVCVDVLEHVVDLTKVLAEVARVLKPGGLFLYDTINRNPIARLATITVAEDVLGLLPQGTHDPKMFIKPRELRDALAKAGFVSGPQTGLGPRGINRRGDFTFGPLPFKTIIYMGLASLPEFSK; encoded by the coding sequence ATGACGAATAAGCAGCGCAATAACCTTGATATCTACGATGACGTTGCTGCTGATTGGTGGTCAGACGATATCCGCTGGGTCCGAACGTTGAAAAATCTCGTGCCTGCAAGGCTTGCGTGGTTCAGCCGTCACATCGATTGGGAGGCAAAAGCAGTGCTTGATTTGGGCTGCGCCGGGGGGTTCATGGCCGAGGCGCTGACAGATAAAGGCGCAAATGTCACCGGGGTTGACCCCGCCGCGCAAGCCATTTCTGTCGCGACCAAACGAGCAAAGCAGATGGATCAAGTGATCCGATATGATATCGGTGTGGGTGAGAACCTGCCTTATCCGGACGATCATTTCGATGCAGTCGTTTGCGTTGATGTTTTGGAACATGTCGTTGATCTGACCAAAGTTTTGGCTGAAGTTGCGCGGGTGCTCAAACCCGGTGGGCTATTTTTGTACGATACGATCAACCGCAATCCCATCGCTCGGTTGGCAACCATCACAGTCGCCGAGGATGTGCTTGGTCTTTTGCCGCAGGGGACGCACGATCCCAAGATGTTCATTAAGCCCAGAGAACTGCGTGATGCGCTTGCAAAGGCAGGCTTTGTTTCTGGTCCACAAACTGGGTTGGGACCACGCGGCATCAATCGTCGTGGTGATTTTACTTTTGGTCCGTTGCCGTTCAAAACGATTATTTATATGGGCCTTGCCAGCCTACCGGAGTTCTCAAAATGA
- a CDS encoding methyltransferase family protein gives MNVTPESPPNRLWTLALGTLRPPPGAARIALALAYGLLCHIVFGLAVLAMMSAMFFGMSESFGRVPAPWSVLANIALIVQFPAVHSLLLSSHGSRFLAKLAPMGHGKTLLTTTYAIIASIQLLAIFAFWTPSGIIWWRAEGTGLVLICAIYTLSWLLLIWASFDAGAEVQSGALGWMSLMQKIRPVFPDMPTRGLFRVIRQPIYVAFALTTWTVPVWTPDQLGLALGLTLYCLVAPTLKERRFARRYGDRFAAYKHRVPYAFPTLRRVKHHDE, from the coding sequence ATGAACGTAACTCCGGAATCGCCTCCCAACCGCCTTTGGACACTTGCCCTTGGGACACTGCGCCCACCGCCGGGGGCCGCGCGTATCGCTTTGGCGCTTGCCTACGGTCTACTGTGTCATATCGTGTTCGGCCTTGCCGTGCTGGCCATGATGTCTGCGATGTTCTTTGGGATGAGTGAGAGCTTTGGCCGTGTCCCCGCGCCATGGTCAGTCCTCGCCAATATTGCGTTGATCGTGCAGTTTCCTGCCGTTCATTCGTTGCTGCTATCATCTCATGGCAGCAGGTTTCTTGCAAAGCTGGCACCGATGGGGCACGGGAAAACACTGTTGACCACGACTTACGCTATCATTGCATCGATCCAACTATTGGCGATTTTCGCTTTTTGGACACCAAGCGGGATCATTTGGTGGCGCGCAGAGGGAACCGGTTTGGTGCTGATCTGTGCGATTTATACTCTGTCATGGCTCCTGCTGATCTGGGCCAGCTTCGATGCGGGTGCCGAGGTGCAATCGGGGGCGTTAGGGTGGATGTCATTGATGCAAAAGATCCGGCCTGTGTTCCCCGATATGCCTACCCGTGGTCTGTTCCGCGTAATCCGCCAGCCAATCTATGTGGCCTTCGCGTTGACCACATGGACTGTACCGGTGTGGACCCCCGACCAACTGGGCTTGGCATTGGGATTGACACTTTACTGTCTTGTCGCACCGACATTGAAAGAACGCCGGTTCGCGCGACGCTATGGCGATCGTTTTGCGGCCTACAAACACCGCGTCCCTTACGCATTCCCAACCCTACGCAGAGTAAAGCATCATGACGAATAA
- a CDS encoding histidine phosphatase family protein: MLERQLSYSQNQEIFKVTIYLIRHAQSAFNAVYDQNKPDPMIFDAPITKLGESQAQQTRTEINQLVIMNVIVSPFTRTLQTAHLIFGNRLPFQINATVREQLCNSCDVGSPPHELARDYPHLDFGHLDECWWHDGEKDHRGISVEPDETLKERANAFAELLERERIHSTAIVSHGNFIRALTGIQPKNCEVIKFDPL; the protein is encoded by the coding sequence ATGCTTGAACGGCAACTCAGTTATTCTCAGAATCAGGAAATATTCAAAGTGACAATTTACCTTATTCGACACGCTCAATCAGCTTTTAATGCTGTTTATGATCAAAACAAACCGGATCCCATGATATTCGATGCACCTATCACAAAGCTGGGAGAATCTCAGGCTCAGCAGACTCGGACCGAAATCAATCAACTTGTTATTATGAACGTCATTGTTTCGCCGTTCACCCGAACACTGCAAACAGCCCATTTAATTTTTGGAAACAGGCTGCCGTTTCAGATCAATGCCACGGTGCGAGAGCAACTCTGCAACAGCTGCGATGTTGGAAGTCCACCCCACGAACTTGCTAGAGATTACCCTCATCTCGATTTTGGTCATCTAGATGAGTGCTGGTGGCATGACGGAGAAAAAGACCACAGAGGAATCTCAGTTGAACCCGATGAGACCTTGAAAGAAAGAGCGAATGCGTTTGCCGAACTTCTAGAGCGCGAACGGATCCACTCCACAGCTATTGTCTCTCACGGTAACTTCATTCGCGCGCTGACCGGAATCCAACCCAAAAACTGTGAAGTTATAAAATTTGACCCACTTTAG
- a CDS encoding DUF4149 domain-containing protein: MTIFALLITALLFGGMTLYAFGFAAFLFTALPAETASPLIRKAFPHFYTFVFVTATVAALAAFAGDLTSGAALLFIAISTVFARQILMPMINAATDAGHKRQSKVLHSASVVLTLVHIGTSAIVLVRLAGV, from the coding sequence ATGACGATTTTCGCTCTTCTCATCACCGCACTTTTGTTTGGTGGCATGACGTTATACGCATTCGGTTTTGCTGCGTTCCTGTTTACTGCACTACCCGCAGAGACCGCCAGTCCACTGATCCGAAAAGCCTTTCCTCATTTCTACACCTTTGTCTTTGTGACAGCAACTGTAGCGGCATTGGCAGCGTTTGCAGGCGATCTAACGTCAGGTGCTGCGTTGCTATTTATAGCCATATCCACCGTTTTTGCGCGCCAAATATTGATGCCAATGATCAATGCCGCAACGGATGCAGGGCATAAGCGGCAGTCTAAAGTACTGCATAGTGCGTCAGTTGTGCTGACGTTGGTCCATATCGGCACATCCGCAATCGTCTTGGTGCGTCTGGCGGGCGTCTAA
- a CDS encoding TniB family NTP-binding protein, translating to MKLRSADAWEIARYRFGLVGIKMVVIDECHHFLRSGPGRDVLAAIQSLKHIMQSDPGVALVIAGVPTLRDAIMLEPSGETYRRFMEYHLSKICLGTNSAKLFGANFSKSADKLGLQVHSEDAFAERILFAECGQVGRCVKLGKEILRDASGNSCHLCGIMRLGVAGVGLQVSQGPVFYSADRFRPRPGARYT from the coding sequence TTGAAGCTGCGCTCAGCGGATGCTTGGGAAATTGCGCGGTACCGATTTGGGCTCGTTGGGATAAAAATGGTCGTGATCGATGAATGCCATCACTTCCTTCGAAGCGGGCCTGGGCGCGATGTGCTCGCTGCCATTCAGTCTTTAAAGCATATCATGCAGTCAGATCCAGGCGTCGCTTTGGTTATTGCAGGTGTACCCACACTACGAGACGCGATCATGTTGGAGCCTTCTGGTGAGACTTATCGCCGTTTCATGGAATACCACCTGTCAAAGATTTGTCTTGGTACTAACTCGGCCAAGCTCTTCGGTGCGAACTTTTCAAAATCTGCCGACAAACTGGGGTTGCAGGTTCACTCGGAAGACGCATTCGCCGAACGCATCCTTTTTGCGGAATGTGGTCAGGTTGGCCGCTGCGTGAAATTGGGAAAGGAAATCCTGCGCGATGCTAGCGGCAATTCGTGCCACTTATGCGGCATCATGCGTCTTGGTGTTGCGGGCGTAGGGCTTCAGGTGAGCCAGGGGCCAGTGTTCTATTCCGCAGATCGATTTCGGCCTCGGCCAGGCGCTCGGTATACTTGA
- a CDS encoding Y-family DNA polymerase — translation MKRPIAISDSANFYVSAERIFDPTLKNVPVIVLSNNDGCAVARSDEAKALGIKMGEPLHLLQDKIKAHGVRVFSSNYTLYGDISRRVVEVYEDFTPNVEIYSIDECFLDFGGFKDRDTHARAMRREVLRRIGVPVRIGIAPTKTLAKCANDIAKKNPIFGGVLDVMDDALSAWLLPKVPVGDIWGIGRKTDAKLQKLGIYTAADLRDMPTKQARAVGSVVLERTVLELQGEACLAFDDIEPQRKGMAVTRSAGTPMMDFDTVFQAVTAHATRAAEKLRQHGLVAGTLTVFFHTNRHRLDRPQYSGSRSTRITPMSSDTFGLVEAARRCAQAAWPKGEGQMYGFTKAGIMLADLIRFEDRPLTLFDVEKPKSAALMSALDQVNNRFGKKTLVLESEGTKRPWQLWSDHRSPKYTTRLADLPVVR, via the coding sequence GCGCCAACTTCTATGTTTCAGCGGAGCGGATATTTGATCCAACCTTGAAGAATGTGCCAGTGATCGTGCTGTCGAACAATGACGGCTGTGCCGTGGCGCGCAGTGACGAAGCAAAGGCCCTTGGCATTAAAATGGGCGAACCGCTGCACCTGTTGCAAGACAAGATCAAAGCGCATGGTGTCCGAGTGTTCAGCTCCAATTACACGCTCTACGGCGACATAAGCCGACGCGTTGTTGAGGTGTACGAGGATTTCACACCCAACGTTGAGATCTACTCGATAGATGAATGCTTCTTGGATTTTGGTGGTTTTAAAGATCGGGACACACATGCGCGGGCCATGCGGCGCGAGGTGCTACGCCGGATTGGTGTGCCCGTGCGGATCGGGATTGCTCCCACCAAAACGCTGGCAAAGTGCGCCAATGACATAGCGAAGAAGAACCCAATTTTTGGTGGAGTGTTGGATGTGATGGATGACGCGTTGTCGGCTTGGCTTTTGCCGAAAGTACCCGTTGGCGACATTTGGGGGATAGGGCGCAAAACAGATGCCAAATTACAAAAGCTTGGCATTTATACTGCTGCTGACCTGCGCGATATGCCGACAAAGCAAGCGCGGGCTGTTGGTTCAGTCGTTTTGGAACGGACGGTGCTTGAGCTGCAAGGTGAAGCCTGTCTCGCATTTGATGACATAGAGCCGCAGCGCAAGGGTATGGCGGTCACGCGGTCTGCCGGAACGCCTATGATGGATTTTGACACAGTGTTTCAGGCGGTGACTGCGCATGCGACCCGTGCAGCTGAAAAGCTACGCCAACATGGCTTGGTGGCTGGAACACTGACTGTGTTCTTCCACACGAACCGGCACCGCTTAGACCGACCGCAGTATTCAGGCTCACGCTCAACGCGCATCACGCCAATGTCGTCAGATACGTTTGGTCTGGTCGAAGCAGCACGACGGTGCGCGCAAGCGGCTTGGCCGAAAGGCGAGGGGCAGATGTATGGCTTTACGAAAGCCGGGATAATGCTTGCCGACCTCATTCGCTTCGAGGATCGGCCCCTGACCCTTTTTGATGTTGAGAAGCCGAAGTCTGCTGCTCTCATGAGTGCACTTGATCAAGTCAATAACCGGTTCGGGAAGAAAACGTTGGTATTGGAGAGTGAGGGGACGAAGCGACCTTGGCAGCTTTGGTCCGATCACCGAAGTCCGAAGTATACAACGCGGCTTGCTGATTTGCCGGTGGTTCGTTGA